A stretch of [Clostridium] innocuum DNA encodes these proteins:
- a CDS encoding ABC transporter ATP-binding protein translates to MKSITLKNITHTYGKHTVLHDVTLSLPIGKMIAICGPSGCGKTTLLNIIGLLERPSRGSVQYDEMEVRANSSRAVKKLRYTIGFLFQNYGLSDNDTVLWNMLSAMEYVKTGKEEKKKCIAQALEKVGLYGIEQQKICQLSGGEQQRVALAKLMVKPCELILADEPTGNLDEENRDIVFSILRDLNQKGKTVVMVTHDPVLAKRCDEVILLEKHI, encoded by the coding sequence ATGAAGTCGATCACGTTAAAGAATATTACACACACATACGGAAAACATACGGTTCTACATGATGTCACCCTATCATTGCCCATAGGAAAAATGATTGCGATATGCGGTCCAAGCGGCTGTGGAAAGACAACGCTTCTCAATATTATCGGCTTGCTGGAGCGTCCGAGCAGGGGAAGTGTGCAGTATGATGAAATGGAGGTTCGCGCAAACAGCAGCAGAGCGGTGAAAAAGCTCCGCTACACAATCGGCTTCCTGTTTCAAAATTACGGATTGTCGGATAATGATACGGTTTTGTGGAATATGCTGAGTGCCATGGAATATGTGAAGACCGGTAAGGAAGAGAAAAAGAAATGCATTGCGCAAGCGCTGGAAAAGGTGGGACTGTACGGTATCGAACAACAGAAAATCTGTCAGCTGTCTGGTGGAGAGCAGCAGCGTGTAGCGCTGGCAAAGCTGATGGTAAAGCCCTGTGAACTGATCCTTGCGGATGAGCCGACGGGAAATCTGGATGAGGAAAATCGGGATATAGTATTTTCGATTTTGCGTGATTTGAATCAGAAAGGAAAGACGGTTGTTATGGTTACGCATGATCCTGTGCTTGCGAAGCGTTGTGATGAGGTCATTTTATTGGAAAAACACATATAA
- a CDS encoding GyrI-like domain-containing protein: MEYKIEIREIEPLCVAYMSYEGDVTKANRVFPKVFQSIHGKTNGAPFFNYLSMNPETKQGALELCVPTDEVPCTQDIEVKRMPRIKAVCVTHIGSYATLPLAYAAIDQYAVKHSLKISAPFREVFIKGPGMLFKGNPKKYITEIQFPILEEA, encoded by the coding sequence ATGGAATATAAAATCGAAATACGAGAGATTGAGCCGCTTTGTGTGGCATACATGAGTTATGAAGGAGATGTTACAAAAGCAAACCGGGTATTTCCTAAGGTGTTTCAATCAATACACGGGAAAACAAACGGGGCACCGTTTTTCAACTATCTGTCTATGAATCCGGAAACAAAGCAGGGAGCACTGGAGCTCTGTGTTCCAACGGATGAAGTGCCATGCACTCAGGATATTGAAGTAAAGCGAATGCCCCGCATCAAAGCGGTATGTGTTACCCATATCGGCTCCTATGCGACACTGCCGCTTGCCTATGCCGCAATTGATCAGTATGCGGTCAAACACAGCCTAAAGATTTCTGCACCCTTTCGGGAGGTTTTCATCAAGGGGCCGGGAATGCTGTTCAAGGGAAATCCGAAAAAATATATCACGGAAATACAATTTCCGATTCTGGAGGAAGCATGA
- a CDS encoding DEAD/DEAH box helicase, which translates to MYDFGFQERIHQLHASTGFLHRTAELFIHVLTSLSELEIAREQVQITLPVDIWEQLQKELPFAIGSEFITYEWVQNIFVHLHEVFCREIRRYEGSVKLYLAEKNQNLKVAERIFFHLVESKDEDFPFAFLATYATKDTEGRIRHMPLRYALEEFKQERDRLLTLLSCLNKAAKTCDLLDSFIAHGELFHPLRLQTQEAYEILKHTEEIEACGILCRIPNWWRKKYASVSVTMKMGEKKPSLLGFDSLLSIQPEFSVDGVALTKEDIEQLLLQSEGLAFLKGKWVEVNHKKLQALLKQMENSENESITLMEALRTNLKEEEQAEDDISICNVEWLQSFLQSLRKPAEHQSDHVPATLQAVLRPYQKAGYSWLRQTQQVHFGACLADDMGLGKTLQVLSFLEELRLEKPDSKVLLIVPASLLGNWSSEGKHFLYTKDGFSYIAWQNK; encoded by the coding sequence TTGTATGATTTCGGCTTTCAGGAACGCATTCATCAACTGCATGCTTCCACCGGTTTCCTTCATCGTACAGCAGAATTGTTTATCCATGTTTTAACATCCCTAAGCGAGCTGGAAATCGCCAGAGAGCAGGTGCAAATCACATTGCCAGTTGACATATGGGAACAATTGCAGAAGGAGCTGCCTTTTGCTATTGGCAGTGAGTTCATTACCTATGAATGGGTACAGAATATCTTTGTTCACCTGCACGAGGTATTTTGCAGGGAAATCCGCAGGTATGAGGGAAGTGTAAAACTATATCTTGCTGAGAAAAATCAGAATCTAAAGGTGGCAGAGCGTATTTTCTTTCATTTGGTTGAGAGCAAGGATGAGGATTTTCCATTTGCTTTTCTGGCAACCTATGCGACGAAGGATACGGAAGGCAGGATCCGGCACATGCCGCTTCGTTACGCTTTGGAAGAATTCAAGCAGGAGCGCGACCGTCTGCTGACTCTGTTATCCTGTCTGAACAAGGCTGCAAAGACATGTGACTTACTGGATTCCTTTATCGCGCATGGAGAGCTGTTTCATCCTTTGCGCCTGCAGACACAGGAGGCCTATGAAATCCTGAAGCATACAGAAGAAATTGAAGCCTGTGGAATCTTATGCAGAATCCCGAACTGGTGGCGGAAAAAATATGCCAGTGTTTCTGTAACCATGAAGATGGGGGAGAAAAAGCCTTCCCTGCTCGGTTTTGATTCTCTATTGTCAATACAACCGGAATTCAGTGTGGACGGTGTTGCTTTAACCAAGGAAGATATCGAACAGCTGCTTCTGCAAAGTGAGGGTCTTGCCTTTTTAAAGGGGAAATGGGTTGAAGTCAACCATAAAAAGCTGCAGGCTCTTTTAAAGCAGATGGAAAATTCAGAAAATGAAAGTATTACGTTAATGGAAGCTTTAAGAACCAATCTAAAAGAAGAAGAGCAAGCAGAGGATGATATAAGCATATGCAATGTGGAATGGCTCCAGTCTTTTCTCCAAAGTCTTCGCAAGCCTGCTGAACATCAGAGCGATCATGTGCCTGCGACACTTCAGGCAGTGCTTCGCCCTTATCAAAAGGCAGGCTACAGCTGGCTGCGGCAGACGCAGCAGGTTCATTTCGGAGCCTGTCTTGCGGATGACATGGGGCTTGGTAAAACGCTTCAGGTATTGAGCTTTCTGGAGGAGCTGCGTCTGGAGAAGCCGGATAGCAAAGTTCTACTCATTGTCCCTGCTTCTTTGCTGGGGAACTGGAGCAGTGAGGGTAAGCATTTCCTTTACACCAAAGATGGATTTTCATATATTGCATGGCAAAACAAGTGA
- a CDS encoding ABC transporter permease, with translation MSVFTLLYRNIKWRFHNKFTIVMTALQPILWLILYSAIASSTMQHSGIENYTAFMLPGLIVLLSFSTCSSSGIMNYLMKSDGSFDRILIAPLTRSSIVLAQLFEAVLCTFLEVGIMIALSLLFSVRFSLPLSGYLIFISLIFLTSFFMAGLSYGISMLLPNEVIYETVMNAIVLPVFFLSNALFPMTGITGFLHTAINLNPFTHMIQALRSLILYGRIDTGNLTAVLLLFILMGSLSFLWACRQLEKKTNL, from the coding sequence ATGAGTGTTTTTACCCTTTTATACAGGAATATAAAATGGAGATTCCACAACAAATTCACCATTGTTATGACAGCTTTACAGCCGATTCTGTGGCTGATACTTTATAGTGCAATCGCTTCTTCAACGATGCAGCATTCCGGCATCGAAAATTATACGGCGTTCATGCTTCCGGGACTGATTGTCCTACTCAGCTTCTCGACCTGCAGCAGCAGTGGAATTATGAATTATCTGATGAAATCGGATGGCAGCTTCGATCGTATACTGATTGCTCCGCTCACACGCAGCTCCATTGTGCTTGCACAGCTTTTTGAAGCCGTATTGTGTACCTTTCTGGAGGTAGGAATTATGATAGCTCTCAGTCTTCTGTTTTCTGTCAGATTTTCCCTGCCACTCTCTGGATATCTCATCTTTATTTCACTGATTTTTCTGACCTCATTTTTTATGGCAGGGCTGTCTTATGGAATCAGCATGCTCCTTCCGAATGAGGTGATATACGAAACTGTTATGAACGCGATTGTACTTCCGGTGTTTTTTCTCAGCAATGCACTGTTTCCCATGACAGGTATTACCGGTTTCTTACATACTGCAATCAATCTCAATCCGTTTACCCATATGATCCAGGCATTGCGTTCTCTGATTCTATATGGCAGAATAGACACAGGGAATCTGACAGCTGTTTTGCTGCTGTTTATCCTTATGGGAAGCCTCAGCTTTTTATGGGCGTGCCGGCAGCTGGAAAAAAAGACAAATCTGTAG
- a CDS encoding AraC family transcriptional regulator, with the protein MEWLRKLSDAIAYIEQNLDAEISYEEAARIACCSPYYFQRMFSYVAGISLSDYIRRRRMSQAAFDLQRCDAKVLDVALKYGYTSPTAFNRAFQKVHGIPPTAAKNIGKTLHAYPPIQFSVNITGGSPMAYHIAEKKELRFAGIRIRLCEEMEENHKIVPHFWKETMQSPQYTELCQLSDAGTNAIFGISVYEDPDHIFYYIAVATSKKIPSRFHELRIPAATWAVFENKGNFKENVQDIFRRFYTEWLLFSGYEYARLPDIEAYPVQTQAPYDNQCDVWIAIQKEEEKKHGI; encoded by the coding sequence ATGGAATGGTTAAGAAAGCTTAGTGATGCCATCGCATACATAGAGCAAAATCTTGATGCAGAGATATCGTACGAGGAGGCAGCCCGTATCGCATGCTGCTCCCCCTATTATTTTCAAAGAATGTTTTCCTATGTCGCCGGCATATCGCTGTCAGATTATATCCGAAGACGAAGAATGTCGCAGGCTGCCTTCGATTTGCAGCGCTGTGATGCCAAGGTGCTGGATGTTGCCCTCAAGTATGGCTATACCTCACCAACCGCATTTAACAGAGCCTTTCAAAAGGTTCACGGTATCCCTCCGACAGCCGCAAAGAATATCGGCAAAACACTGCATGCATATCCGCCGATACAGTTTTCTGTCAATATCACAGGAGGAAGTCCTATGGCCTATCATATAGCAGAAAAAAAGGAGCTGCGCTTTGCCGGCATCCGGATACGCCTATGCGAGGAGATGGAGGAGAATCATAAAATTGTCCCCCATTTCTGGAAGGAAACAATGCAAAGTCCGCAATACACAGAGCTCTGTCAGCTATCTGATGCCGGTACGAATGCAATCTTCGGCATCAGCGTATATGAGGATCCCGATCACATTTTCTACTATATAGCAGTTGCCACAAGCAAAAAGATTCCATCCCGGTTTCATGAGCTGCGCATTCCTGCCGCGACCTGGGCTGTGTTTGAAAACAAGGGGAATTTCAAGGAAAATGTACAGGATATTTTCCGCCGGTTTTATACCGAATGGCTGCTGTTTTCCGGTTATGAATATGCACGGCTTCCCGATATTGAAGCATATCCTGTGCAGACGCAGGCACCATACGACAACCAATGCGATGTATGGATTGCCATTCAGAAAGAAGAGGAGAAGAAACATGGAATATAA
- a CDS encoding DUF1430 domain-containing protein, protein MSDGTNIYRFSCYDMKKIICILVCISQILVVYCVKFAFYERDISDIQGFFGLEGEKEATFFEITPQSNEFDHKQMINTMEALSQKFNCTVIRTEQHDSEYIWYLYSPYDIFQYMDISKISEHDLVYENQLRYDTKQNSLRLFNQDIRLVIQPFQNLNQRFQNLAGDYILYFNQDTDKDAFLTDISQQYPGAIQDMGAFERHAFTLSSYLKENIIPMGIITFLLLGLLLIMLVNQKLKTIGILKSMGMSGLRIGRLLYQKLFFQILAVSLLSIVVAYICMIGFAARQTYEAILLLSFFWIGFSIGMFLVFAGTVLLILRCPVYAFIKNRSFTRRFMNLNYLYGILALLVLMPLCITAWKQMQLNLPTFQALLRQRDMLDSYVYAFDYQDGFRFDGYDEQSIEEDYRNKKPIKNEMYRIYLQEYEKINREGGIYYRKDVIPKGEELQPYAEVNLNYTKRFPLRKRDGSLIELTDKKDTVYILLPESLTTVDISYLETYGNRIERLYIQDEQVDAVDFSLLDSMLDTASPMFYVVYSDDAFRLGKKVTNYVYMDMDKLSTLTSVHNGEHLELVNSRERLQQRMQTLAKELLLQGMVFVPSALLILLVMAEYTHLYLLSFRQRIFVRRVQGTSFFRVYLRLFTELSAPFVFVIALFHQQEEWKITGVFLMISLIASMLFVYVKDKGVRNQSREVHIG, encoded by the coding sequence ATGAGTGACGGTACAAATATATACCGTTTTTCTTGCTACGATATGAAAAAAATAATATGCATATTGGTCTGTATTTCTCAAATTCTTGTTGTTTATTGCGTGAAGTTTGCATTTTATGAACGCGATATTTCCGATATCCAGGGCTTCTTTGGATTGGAAGGAGAAAAGGAAGCGACTTTTTTCGAAATAACCCCGCAAAGCAATGAATTCGATCATAAACAAATGATAAATACCATGGAGGCCTTATCTCAAAAATTTAATTGTACGGTGATAAGAACAGAACAGCATGATTCTGAGTATATCTGGTATCTCTATAGTCCCTATGATATTTTTCAATACATGGATATTTCCAAGATTAGTGAGCATGATCTTGTATATGAGAATCAGTTGCGCTATGATACAAAACAAAACAGCCTGCGCTTATTCAATCAGGACATTCGTCTGGTTATTCAGCCATTTCAAAATCTGAATCAGAGATTTCAAAATCTCGCAGGAGATTATATCCTGTATTTTAATCAGGATACAGATAAAGATGCCTTTCTTACCGATATCTCTCAGCAGTATCCGGGTGCAATACAGGATATGGGAGCTTTTGAACGACATGCATTTACGCTTTCATCCTATCTGAAAGAGAACATAATTCCGATGGGAATCATAACATTCCTATTGCTGGGGCTGCTTCTCATCATGCTGGTGAATCAGAAATTAAAAACCATCGGCATATTGAAAAGTATGGGAATGTCTGGGCTGCGCATTGGAAGGTTACTGTATCAGAAGCTGTTTTTTCAAATCCTGGCTGTATCGTTACTCAGTATTGTTGTTGCTTATATCTGTATGATAGGCTTTGCCGCCAGACAGACCTATGAGGCAATCCTTTTGCTTTCTTTCTTCTGGATTGGATTTTCAATCGGTATGTTTCTTGTATTTGCAGGTACGGTTTTGTTGATTCTACGCTGTCCTGTCTATGCATTTATAAAAAATAGAAGCTTCACCAGACGGTTTATGAATCTGAACTATCTATATGGTATTCTCGCCCTTCTTGTCCTGATGCCGCTTTGCATAACTGCATGGAAACAAATGCAATTGAATCTGCCTACCTTTCAAGCACTATTGCGCCAACGGGATATGCTGGATTCCTATGTGTATGCATTTGATTATCAGGACGGATTTCGCTTTGACGGCTATGATGAGCAATCCATAGAGGAAGATTACAGAAACAAAAAGCCAATTAAGAATGAAATGTATCGGATATACCTGCAGGAATACGAAAAGATAAATAGAGAAGGAGGTATCTATTATCGAAAGGATGTTATCCCAAAAGGAGAGGAGCTGCAGCCGTATGCGGAAGTGAATCTGAATTATACAAAGCGCTTTCCTCTTAGAAAACGGGATGGCAGCCTTATTGAATTAACGGACAAAAAGGATACGGTGTATATCCTGCTTCCTGAATCGCTTACTACTGTGGATATCAGCTATCTTGAAACATACGGCAATCGGATTGAGAGGCTGTATATTCAGGATGAGCAGGTGGATGCTGTGGATTTTTCTTTGCTGGACAGTATGCTGGATACAGCTTCCCCGATGTTTTATGTTGTATATAGTGATGATGCCTTTCGTCTGGGGAAAAAGGTAACAAATTATGTATATATGGATATGGATAAGCTGAGCACTTTGACCTCAGTTCATAACGGGGAGCATCTGGAGCTTGTCAACAGTCGCGAGCGTTTGCAGCAGCGCATGCAGACACTGGCGAAGGAGCTGCTTCTTCAGGGAATGGTATTTGTTCCCTCCGCATTGCTGATTCTGCTGGTTATGGCAGAGTATACACATTTGTATCTGCTTTCCTTTCGACAGCGTATTTTTGTCAGACGGGTACAGGGAACCTCCTTTTTCAGGGTATATCTACGGTTGTTTACTGAGCTGTCAGCACCCTTTGTGTTTGTAATCGCATTGTTTCATCAACAGGAGGAATGGAAAATCACAGGTGTATTTCTGATGATCAGTCTGATTGCGTCGATGCTGTTTGTCTATGTAAAAGATAAGGGTGTACGAAATCAAAGCAGGGAGGTGCATATCGGATGA
- a CDS encoding DUF4261 domain-containing protein, producing the protein MEKRKSVSMDAFMGKYAGVYYIKLLLKEPVESRALAIRERLLKRFNEVDDVIEQEGMYSYALCNHKVTYKDDVKVPSQLFITQMIAFDKKTIPELVLQQCWSCENVEELLEDCQYEIMFSDFMASGLPVRERCEILAAFADIMMEVYPEAVAMYWPHAGKIVPRADWLNSSWSNPALHFLDGGVNVRLFNIAESSEKIVDTTGLTAIGLCDLQCHFHDLDIDFIIRYMFNFTSYLYAQGEDIIKDGDTMDGRNAQERWRCQHEDALVSPSRVVIDVNPGEFGAGKRVEQMEA; encoded by the coding sequence ATGGAAAAAAGAAAAAGTGTGTCCATGGATGCGTTCATGGGGAAGTATGCGGGTGTATATTACATAAAGTTGCTGCTGAAGGAGCCGGTTGAAAGTCGTGCTCTTGCAATCAGGGAGCGACTGCTAAAGAGGTTTAACGAGGTAGATGATGTTATAGAGCAGGAGGGTATGTATTCCTATGCACTCTGTAATCATAAAGTAACCTATAAGGATGATGTGAAGGTGCCATCGCAGCTGTTTATAACGCAGATGATTGCGTTTGATAAAAAGACGATACCGGAACTGGTTTTGCAACAATGCTGGAGCTGTGAAAATGTTGAGGAGCTGCTCGAAGACTGTCAATATGAAATCATGTTTTCCGATTTTATGGCAAGTGGGCTTCCTGTGCGGGAGCGTTGTGAAATACTTGCAGCATTTGCGGATATTATGATGGAGGTTTATCCGGAGGCAGTGGCGATGTACTGGCCGCATGCAGGAAAGATTGTACCAAGAGCTGACTGGTTAAACAGCAGCTGGAGCAATCCTGCGCTGCATTTTCTTGATGGCGGTGTCAATGTGCGATTGTTCAATATTGCGGAGAGCTCGGAAAAGATTGTGGATACGACCGGTTTGACAGCGATAGGACTGTGTGATTTGCAGTGTCACTTTCATGATTTGGATATAGATTTTATTATTCGCTATATGTTTAATTTTACATCTTATCTTTATGCACAGGGAGAAGATATTATCAAAGACGGAGATACTATGGATGGTAGGAATGCACAGGAGCGATGGCGTTGTCAGCACGAGGATGCATTAGTTTCTCCAAGTCGGGTGGTTATTGATGTGAATCCCGGTGAATTTGGTGCTGGAAAGCGTGTTGAGCAAATGGAAGCATAA
- a CDS encoding ABC transporter ATP-binding protein, translating to MKKAILEICHVSKSFRHQSILSDGNMTVYEGELLYLCGKNGSGKSTIFKIIAGLLEPDTGTLNWMKKVKIGALIENPEYMGSETLFDNLRFLYQLTSPFHKQEVEMLVNRFNLALYNKKPLKKYSVGMLQKVGIIQAIMEHQDFIMLDEPMRGLDKEAQQTFYEIIQELHEEGKTVIIASHDVMDEIEFDRKLCVENGKIMEL from the coding sequence ATGAAAAAGGCGATTTTGGAAATATGTCATGTCTCAAAATCATTTAGACACCAAAGCATTTTATCAGATGGCAATATGACGGTTTATGAAGGTGAGCTTCTTTATTTGTGTGGGAAGAATGGAAGTGGTAAATCTACAATATTTAAAATCATAGCCGGTTTACTAGAACCGGACACTGGTACATTGAATTGGATGAAAAAGGTGAAAATAGGTGCGTTAATTGAGAATCCTGAGTATATGGGAAGTGAAACATTATTTGATAATCTTCGTTTTTTATATCAGTTAACTTCACCCTTTCATAAACAGGAAGTAGAGATGCTGGTTAATAGATTTAATCTTGCTCTGTACAATAAAAAACCTTTAAAAAAGTATAGTGTAGGGATGCTTCAGAAAGTGGGAATCATTCAGGCCATCATGGAACATCAAGATTTTATTATGCTTGATGAACCGATGCGTGGATTGGATAAAGAGGCGCAGCAAACGTTTTATGAAATAATACAGGAACTCCATGAGGAAGGGAAAACCGTAATCATTGCATCACATGATGTTATGGATGAAATTGAATTTGATAGAAAACTATGTGTAGAAAATGGAAAGATAATGGAATTATAA
- a CDS encoding ABC transporter ATP-binding protein produces the protein MSAIQVKQVVKQYKNGVQALNGISLCVERGEIFSLLGQNGAGKSTLLRILTTYLQPTSGRITMLGKDLCRDAASLRSQIACVAQQTSIDTYLSLEENMLLHSRLYRIPKRDAEKRMETLIVDFGLEPYRRYPVSSYSGGVKRRLDIALNMMTNPKILFLDEPTVGMDVQSRIAMWGMMRKIRDDFGVTIFLTTHYLEEADQLSNTVCIMKDGKEVTQGSPAQLRSLLRQNSIEITFSSEAEARKGCGILKEQMSKEILLRAEKLLIYTQTPQSDIEAATAVLLKRHAAFQGIEIAQPTLEDVYLRLTQSERKECV, from the coding sequence ATGAGCGCCATACAGGTAAAGCAGGTAGTCAAGCAGTATAAAAACGGCGTACAGGCACTGAATGGTATATCTCTTTGCGTTGAACGGGGAGAGATTTTCTCTTTGCTTGGACAAAACGGTGCCGGTAAATCCACACTGCTCAGAATACTGACAACCTATTTGCAGCCGACATCCGGTAGAATAACAATGCTGGGGAAGGATTTGTGTAGGGATGCAGCCTCTCTGCGCTCGCAAATTGCCTGCGTTGCCCAGCAAACCTCCATTGATACGTATTTATCTCTGGAAGAAAATATGCTGCTTCATAGCCGTTTGTACAGAATCCCCAAAAGGGATGCCGAAAAACGGATGGAAACGCTCATTGTTGATTTCGGTCTGGAGCCGTATCGGCGCTATCCGGTATCCTCTTATTCCGGTGGTGTGAAACGGCGTCTGGATATTGCCCTGAATATGATGACGAATCCGAAAATTCTGTTTCTGGATGAGCCTACGGTGGGAATGGATGTACAGTCCCGTATTGCGATGTGGGGAATGATGAGAAAAATCAGAGATGATTTTGGTGTCACGATTTTTCTTACGACACATTACCTGGAGGAAGCTGATCAGCTCAGCAATACCGTCTGCATTATGAAGGATGGCAAGGAAGTAACACAGGGATCCCCCGCACAGCTGCGCTCTTTACTGCGGCAGAATTCGATAGAAATCACCTTTTCCTCTGAAGCAGAGGCAAGAAAAGGCTGTGGCATCCTAAAGGAGCAGATGTCAAAGGAAATCCTTCTACGTGCTGAAAAGCTTCTGATTTATACGCAGACCCCGCAAAGCGATATAGAAGCAGCAACGGCAGTATTATTGAAAAGGCATGCGGCATTTCAGGGAATAGAAATCGCTCAGCCGACATTGGAGGATGTATATCTGAGACTGACACAGAGTGAAAGGAAGGAATGTGTATGA
- a CDS encoding TldD/PmbA family protein, translating to MLEKNILEDVLEIACSTTGDFAEIFEEVNYSTRISMLNDEVESTNSGIRCGLGLRIYHGLESVYGYTNDTDEKNLKEFAKKLADSLGEQGKHIPVQLKEITYENAHIIRRIPRETALKDKVALMRRASEAAQSYDSHITKAIVNYQDDEQHVAISNSEGKYIRDVRIRTRMAVSAVAQDGALRETGSCSPGGSEGMEFYDTYKPEDIGKEAARIAMTMLYAQPCPSGVMPVIIDNGFGGVIFHEACGHSLEARGVAKNQSNFAGKLGQRIASECVTAVDDGTIPNAWGSANIDDEGNFTRRTVLIEKGILKSYLVDTLNGRRLNMPSTASSRRQSYKYETTSRMTNTFLLNGTDQLEDMIKETSYGLYAKTMAGGSVQATGDFNFAVREAYLIEDGKITTPVKGATLIGNGSDTLLKIDRVAGNLARAQGMCGSSSGSIPTDVGQPAIRVSEMTVGGSKGGKEHA from the coding sequence ATGTTAGAGAAAAACATATTGGAAGATGTACTGGAAATTGCCTGCAGTACGACGGGTGATTTTGCGGAGATTTTTGAAGAAGTCAATTACAGTACCAGAATATCCATGCTGAATGACGAGGTTGAAAGCACCAACAGCGGTATTCGCTGCGGGCTGGGTCTGCGGATTTATCATGGACTGGAATCCGTGTACGGCTATACCAATGATACAGATGAAAAAAATCTGAAGGAATTTGCGAAAAAGCTGGCGGACAGTCTGGGGGAACAGGGAAAGCATATTCCTGTGCAATTAAAGGAAATAACGTATGAAAATGCTCATATCATACGGCGCATACCGCGCGAAACTGCGCTAAAGGATAAAGTGGCGCTTATGAGGCGTGCTAGCGAAGCTGCACAGTCCTATGATTCGCATATAACGAAGGCGATTGTGAATTATCAGGATGATGAGCAGCATGTCGCAATATCCAATTCGGAAGGAAAATATATTCGTGATGTCCGGATTCGGACTAGAATGGCGGTATCTGCCGTTGCACAGGATGGAGCATTGCGGGAAACCGGAAGCTGTTCTCCCGGAGGCAGTGAAGGAATGGAGTTTTATGATACATACAAACCGGAGGATATCGGAAAAGAGGCGGCGCGCATTGCGATGACGATGCTGTATGCACAGCCGTGTCCCAGCGGTGTTATGCCGGTTATTATCGACAACGGCTTTGGCGGTGTCATCTTCCATGAGGCCTGCGGACACTCTCTGGAGGCACGCGGGGTTGCGAAAAATCAATCCAATTTTGCAGGAAAGCTGGGACAGAGAATTGCGAGTGAATGTGTAACGGCTGTGGATGACGGTACGATTCCCAATGCCTGGGGAAGTGCAAATATCGATGATGAGGGAAATTTCACACGACGCACGGTACTGATTGAAAAGGGAATATTGAAGAGTTATCTGGTGGATACATTGAATGGACGCCGATTGAACATGCCTTCCACGGCATCCAGCAGACGGCAGTCCTATAAATATGAAACAACGTCCCGAATGACCAATACCTTCCTGTTGAACGGTACGGATCAGCTGGAGGATATGATAAAGGAAACCTCGTATGGACTATATGCAAAGACAATGGCTGGTGGCAGTGTGCAGGCAACCGGTGATTTCAATTTCGCTGTCAGAGAAGCATATTTGATCGAGGACGGAAAGATAACAACACCTGTCAAGGGCGCAACACTGATTGGAAACGGCTCGGATACATTGCTGAAAATTGACCGAGTCGCAGGTAATCTTGCGCGTGCACAGGGAATGTGCGGATCCAGCAGCGGAAGCATACCTACAGATGTCGGTCAGCCGGCAATACGAGTTAGTGAAATGACGGTTGGTGGCAGTAAGGGAGGCAAGGAACATGCATAA